A region from the Halosolutus gelatinilyticus genome encodes:
- a CDS encoding sensor histidine kinase, with protein MEPIDLPRGHARRRGPKGERGVPGSRVRAPRRSGRRCRRDRALSSAFSNVLRNPVLHNDKETPQVDVSVDAVGDRVCVHVSDNGPGIPASMRDEIFERGVKGEHSAGSGLGLHLVRTFVRWYGGSIEVEDNDPEGTVVTIELPVVAES; from the coding sequence GTGGAACCGATCGATCTCCCTCGCGGACACGCTCGGCGACGAGGTCCGAAAGGCGAGAGAGGCGTTCCCGGAAGCAGAGTTCGCGCTCCGAGACGTTCCGGACGTCGATGTCGTCGTGATAGGGCGCTCTCCTCCGCGTTCAGTAACGTCCTTCGAAACCCCGTCCTGCACAACGACAAGGAGACGCCGCAGGTCGACGTCTCCGTCGACGCCGTCGGTGATCGGGTTTGCGTTCACGTCTCCGATAACGGCCCTGGAATCCCCGCGTCGATGCGGGACGAAATCTTCGAGCGCGGGGTCAAAGGCGAGCACAGCGCCGGGTCCGGATTAGGACTCCATCTGGTTCGGACGTTCGTCCGGTGGTACGGCGGCTCGATCGAGGTCGAAGACAACGATCCCGAGGGAACGGTTGTCACGATCGAGTTGCCGGTCGTGGCGGAATCGTAG
- a CDS encoding PRC-barrel domain-containing protein, with protein MSDILAENLSGKSVMGSDGTELGLLYNITMDLKSGTLRNLVVNPDEEVSPRNVDFELDDTGRFLVPVSRVQAVKDYIVVQR; from the coding sequence ATGAGCGATATACTCGCTGAAAATCTCTCGGGGAAGTCCGTCATGGGATCCGACGGCACCGAGTTGGGACTGCTCTACAACATCACGATGGACCTCAAATCGGGGACGCTCCGAAATCTCGTCGTCAACCCGGACGAAGAAGTGTCCCCCCGGAACGTCGACTTCGAACTCGACGATACCGGCCGCTTCCTGGTCCCCGTCAGCCGCGTGCAAGCGGTGAAAGACTACATCGTCGTCCAGCGCTAA
- a CDS encoding NOB1 family endonuclease, with the protein MYVLDSSAFIHDFHTTAQTATIPLVRDELEDESAYRYDAMEGSGMHIHIPNEDTTEKVRRAARESGDLEVLSETDVRLVAASFELDGTLVTDDYAMQNVAEKLNVDVEVIARDGIEEQRHWHWQCQGCGREFDDQKDRCPICGSPLARKNPS; encoded by the coding sequence ATGTACGTTCTCGATTCCTCGGCTTTTATTCACGACTTCCACACGACAGCGCAGACTGCAACCATCCCGCTCGTTCGCGACGAACTCGAGGACGAGAGCGCCTATCGCTACGACGCGATGGAGGGCTCGGGAATGCACATCCACATTCCCAACGAGGACACGACCGAGAAGGTGCGGCGCGCGGCGCGGGAGTCCGGCGACCTCGAGGTCCTCTCCGAGACGGACGTTCGACTCGTCGCCGCGAGTTTCGAACTCGACGGGACGCTCGTCACGGACGACTACGCGATGCAGAACGTCGCCGAGAAACTCAACGTCGACGTCGAAGTGATCGCGCGCGACGGCATCGAGGAACAGCGCCACTGGCACTGGCAGTGTCAGGGCTGCGGCCGCGAGTTCGACGACCAGAAGGACCGGTGTCCGATCTGTGGCTCCCCGTTGGCTCGCAAGAACCCCTCGTAG
- a CDS encoding CPBP family intramembrane glutamic endopeptidase yields the protein MTETARVDDTGPYASRAAPAVGIGLSALTAAAMLVPVRRGVDDPVVWSGAAFAIVAVVAFLGSRHGRIDRRIAGPIATGSSLAVVLLSGYALNRGVSVPAALPGVEWSIPLLFAAFVTAGIATGIGVADFFGIGGPGLKERGVHTTTLLLVGLAGLFAAQIVTILLALPVLSVVGSSLTQVQLIAISQIGMALGTGAVAIGYFAAYDYGRSYIDLEVPTLRDLLWTIGGLLVLFGALISISLVFQSAGVESAEHGTAQQAQENPTIMLVLIPAAILIIGPFEELLYRNVIQKSLYETFSRYGAVVVGSVIFAVVHVLAYGTAGPGQIIASLTVIFSLSIVLGTLYERTENLLVPALVHGLYDAILFANMYVTYA from the coding sequence ATGACCGAGACTGCGCGGGTCGACGATACCGGCCCGTACGCTTCCAGGGCCGCGCCCGCCGTCGGGATCGGCCTCTCCGCCCTCACCGCCGCCGCGATGCTGGTCCCCGTCCGTCGCGGGGTTGACGATCCAGTCGTCTGGAGCGGGGCCGCATTCGCGATCGTCGCCGTCGTCGCCTTTCTCGGCAGTCGCCACGGACGGATCGATCGACGGATCGCCGGCCCGATCGCCACGGGCTCCAGCCTCGCGGTCGTCCTGCTCTCCGGCTACGCCCTGAACCGGGGCGTCTCGGTGCCGGCGGCGCTCCCGGGGGTTGAGTGGTCGATACCGCTGTTGTTCGCGGCGTTCGTCACCGCAGGGATCGCGACCGGAATCGGTGTCGCGGACTTCTTCGGCATCGGCGGTCCGGGACTCAAAGAACGCGGGGTTCACACGACGACGCTGCTGCTCGTCGGTCTCGCCGGCCTGTTCGCCGCGCAGATCGTCACGATTCTGCTCGCGCTCCCGGTGCTGTCGGTCGTGGGGTCGTCCCTGACGCAGGTTCAGTTGATCGCGATCAGCCAGATCGGCATGGCCCTCGGGACGGGCGCCGTCGCGATCGGCTACTTCGCGGCGTACGACTACGGTCGCTCGTACATCGATCTCGAGGTGCCGACGCTCCGGGACCTCCTCTGGACGATCGGCGGGCTGCTCGTCCTGTTCGGCGCGCTCATATCGATCTCGCTCGTCTTCCAGTCGGCCGGCGTCGAGAGCGCCGAACACGGGACCGCCCAGCAGGCCCAGGAAAACCCCACAATCATGCTGGTGTTGATCCCGGCCGCGATCCTAATCATCGGCCCGTTCGAGGAACTACTCTACCGGAACGTCATCCAGAAATCACTGTACGAGACCTTCTCCCGCTACGGCGCCGTCGTGGTCGGGAGCGTGATCTTCGCCGTCGTTCACGTCCTCGCATACGGAACCGCCGGCCCCGGCCAGATCATCGCCAGCTTGACCGTGATCTTCAGCCTCTCGATCGTCCTCGGAACGCTCTACGAACGGACCGAGAACCTGCTGGTTCCGGCGCTCGTCCACGGGCTGTACGACGCGATCCTCTTCGCGAACATGTATGTCACCTACGCCTGA
- a CDS encoding glucose-6-phosphate isomerase, with the protein MDVDIGNALASVASPGVSREALDRLDEQVADAHERIETGRANAEHGYEALNLPERTDPDEIRAAVDPVADAGALLTIGIGGSSLGAATIVDALESDTETVFLDNVDPEWVAAHLDRLPLDATAINVVSRSGTTAETLANFLVVREAFESAGVDWTERTIVTTGESGPLRDLADRHDLPSLKVPDGVPGRFSALSAVGMVAAATCDHDLDALLAGAAAEAETLTGSLFECPAYAYGATTYALDVRGAAMNAMVPYAESLETYSEWFAQLWAESLGKDDLGQTPLRALGVTDQHSQLQLYRAGPRDKVVTFVRPRETADRSIPETEVEDLAYLGDSTLGDLLTAEFEATEASLAAAGRPNVRVEIDRVDEYELGGLLYGMEAACVLAGELYGVNTFEQPAVEWAKKATRGLLGGGRFEEAEAVADKTALRIER; encoded by the coding sequence ATGGACGTCGACATCGGAAACGCGCTCGCGTCGGTCGCCTCCCCGGGCGTCTCGCGCGAGGCGCTCGATCGGTTGGACGAGCAGGTCGCGGACGCCCACGAACGCATCGAGACCGGCCGGGCGAACGCCGAGCACGGCTACGAGGCGCTCAACCTTCCCGAGCGGACCGACCCAGACGAGATCCGCGCGGCGGTCGATCCCGTCGCCGACGCCGGGGCGCTGCTCACGATCGGCATCGGCGGCAGTTCGCTGGGGGCGGCGACGATCGTCGACGCCCTCGAAAGCGACACCGAGACCGTCTTCCTCGACAACGTCGACCCCGAGTGGGTCGCGGCCCACCTCGATCGGCTCCCCCTCGACGCGACGGCAATCAACGTGGTCTCCCGATCGGGGACGACGGCGGAGACGCTGGCGAACTTCCTCGTCGTCCGCGAGGCGTTCGAGTCGGCCGGCGTCGACTGGACCGAGCGAACGATCGTGACGACCGGCGAGTCGGGACCGCTTCGCGACCTCGCCGATCGGCACGACCTGCCCTCACTGAAGGTCCCGGACGGCGTCCCGGGCCGGTTCTCGGCGCTCTCCGCGGTCGGGATGGTCGCCGCGGCCACGTGCGACCACGATCTCGACGCGCTGCTGGCGGGAGCGGCCGCCGAGGCCGAGACCCTCACCGGCTCCCTGTTCGAGTGCCCGGCCTACGCCTACGGCGCGACGACCTACGCACTGGACGTCCGCGGCGCCGCGATGAACGCGATGGTCCCCTACGCGGAGTCGCTCGAGACCTACTCGGAGTGGTTCGCGCAACTGTGGGCGGAGAGCCTCGGCAAGGACGACCTCGGGCAGACGCCGCTGCGCGCACTCGGCGTGACGGACCAGCACTCCCAGCTGCAACTCTACCGCGCCGGTCCGCGCGACAAGGTCGTCACGTTCGTCAGGCCCCGAGAGACCGCGGATCGATCGATCCCCGAAACCGAGGTCGAGGACCTCGCGTACCTGGGCGACTCGACGCTCGGCGACCTGCTCACCGCGGAGTTCGAGGCAACGGAAGCGAGCCTCGCGGCCGCCGGCCGACCGAACGTCCGCGTCGAGATCGATCGGGTCGACGAGTACGAACTCGGCGGCCTGCTGTACGGGATGGAGGCCGCCTGCGTCCTCGCGGGCGAACTGTACGGCGTAAACACGTTCGAACAGCCGGCGGTCGAGTGGGCGAAGAAGGCGACCCGGGGACTGCTCGGCGGGGGTCGGTTCGAGGAAGCCGAGGCGGTCGCCGACAAGACGGCGCTTCGAATCGAGCGCTGA
- a CDS encoding MOSC domain-containing protein → MDPRGTVEEIYVAPDSGEPMRTVDSVEAVDGRGLRGDRYFRERGLYDRRDNLQDGTDVTLIEREALDAAKRDDGTELRPRETRRNILTRDVPLNHLVDREFRVGGATLVGVRLCEPCSYMQSLAETEGAVAALVHRGGLNANVVETGTIAAGDAIEY, encoded by the coding sequence ATGGATCCGCGAGGAACCGTCGAAGAGATTTACGTCGCGCCGGATTCCGGCGAACCGATGCGGACGGTCGACTCCGTCGAGGCGGTCGACGGCCGCGGGCTCCGCGGCGATCGGTACTTCCGCGAGCGGGGGCTGTACGATCGGCGCGACAACCTTCAGGATGGAACCGACGTCACGCTGATCGAACGGGAGGCGCTCGACGCGGCGAAGCGCGACGACGGGACGGAGCTTCGACCCCGCGAAACGCGACGCAACATCCTGACGCGGGACGTACCGCTGAACCACCTCGTCGACCGCGAGTTCCGGGTCGGCGGGGCGACGCTCGTCGGGGTGCGGCTCTGCGAACCCTGCAGCTACATGCAGTCGCTCGCGGAGACAGAGGGCGCCGTCGCCGCGCTGGTCCACCGCGGCGGTCTGAACGCGAACGTCGTCGAGACGGGGACGATCGCGGCGGGCGATGCGATCGAGTACTGA
- a CDS encoding DUF5812 family protein, whose translation MTEKTGTFVVTHAESESAVVRDVDTAQVHTLASNPGLDVHDVLEGTVAPDPPLEVTWQVVDVDDRRSIDLVDSDLEPTAREKELAADADVGDLVTRERAGTGEIHVLRLPEDETEVESAARDVLDDDETIARAARLQAVRVEVRRSADDGVVSVRYLPD comes from the coding sequence ATGACCGAAAAGACGGGCACGTTCGTCGTCACCCACGCTGAGAGCGAGTCGGCCGTCGTCCGCGACGTCGACACCGCACAGGTTCACACGCTCGCGTCCAACCCCGGCCTCGACGTCCACGACGTCCTCGAAGGGACCGTCGCACCCGACCCACCGCTGGAGGTGACGTGGCAAGTGGTCGACGTCGACGATCGGCGATCGATCGACCTGGTCGACAGCGACCTCGAGCCGACGGCCCGGGAGAAAGAGCTCGCGGCCGACGCCGACGTCGGCGACCTCGTCACGCGGGAGCGGGCGGGCACCGGCGAGATACACGTCCTTCGCCTCCCCGAGGACGAGACCGAGGTCGAATCGGCGGCCCGGGACGTCCTCGACGACGACGAGACGATCGCGCGCGCGGCGCGACTCCAGGCGGTCCGCGTTGAAGTGCGCCGCTCGGCCGACGACGGCGTGGTGAGCGTCCGGTACCTGCCGGACTGA
- the secF gene encoding protein translocase subunit SecF — MGYFDVPEIDYTRYTDRQLATVPLAVLAVALLVLGGTFLLTGTPVPLGMDFAGGAELTVQTTTPESEIPAAFDVEPESVQAVQAPGAENQYIVRFADVDQAAMQDLTSQAEAELEQDGDAAIVQSESVTSASFGQQTQQTALLGIGVAFLGMSAITFLLFRTFVPSIAIIASAFSDIVISLAFMAIVGISLSLGTVAALLMLIGYSVDSDILLNNHILRRTGDFYESTHHAIRTGVTMTLTSMAAMLVMGVVAWLFGVELLASIGIILFVGLAADLMNTYLLNLSLLRWYKFGGVRS, encoded by the coding sequence ATGGGGTATTTCGACGTACCGGAGATCGATTACACCCGGTACACCGACCGTCAGCTCGCGACGGTTCCGCTCGCGGTTCTCGCGGTCGCACTGCTCGTCCTCGGCGGTACCTTTCTGCTGACCGGCACGCCGGTGCCGCTCGGGATGGACTTCGCCGGCGGCGCGGAGCTAACCGTGCAGACGACGACGCCGGAAAGCGAGATTCCCGCGGCGTTCGACGTCGAACCGGAGTCGGTTCAGGCGGTACAGGCGCCGGGTGCGGAGAACCAGTACATCGTACGGTTTGCGGACGTCGATCAGGCGGCCATGCAGGACCTGACGAGCCAGGCCGAAGCCGAACTCGAACAGGACGGCGATGCGGCGATCGTCCAGTCCGAGTCGGTCACGTCCGCGAGCTTCGGCCAGCAGACCCAACAGACCGCGCTGCTGGGGATCGGCGTCGCGTTCCTCGGGATGAGCGCGATCACGTTCCTGCTGTTTCGGACGTTCGTCCCGTCGATCGCGATCATCGCCTCGGCGTTCTCGGACATCGTGATCTCGCTTGCGTTCATGGCCATCGTCGGGATTTCGCTGTCGCTCGGGACGGTCGCGGCCCTGTTGATGCTGATCGGCTACTCGGTCGACTCCGACATCCTGTTGAACAACCACATCTTACGGCGGACCGGTGACTTCTACGAGAGCACGCACCACGCGATCCGGACCGGCGTGACGATGACGCTGACGTCGATGGCGGCGATGCTCGTGATGGGCGTCGTCGCGTGGCTGTTCGGCGTCGAACTGCTCGCCTCGATCGGGATCATCCTCTTCGTCGGGCTGGCAGCCGACCTGATGAACACGTACCTGCTGAACCTGAGCCTGCTTCGCTGGTACAAGTTCGGGGGGGTGCGATCGTGA
- a CDS encoding preprotein translocase subunit SecD, with amino-acid sequence MVTGPIAAIKAHWRVGLLVLFVLAALVALFVPGGIMADDSLVEANESGPTNLQYGLGLDGGTRISAPPVGMTAEDIDIEPGEQQNVENTLVKELGIDSADARVTYSERDDAFHAEVFTDEVNESEFAAALNGAGVEYSEDDIRRGVTQQTRDEIIQTIELKINEAGLSGGNVYQEATVGGEYYIVTEVPNMGPGELRTLLQERGIVEIVAYHPGGENGTQVNTTVLERDDLDNIGAPSYDDQRDLHYVSVTVSDADQNGESPAERYQRQMNEFGFTGEGVERCNLHDRAAGEFNYNQDQQQWCLVTEVDGEPVDAHSMGSDLAQSMASGTWENDPIVRMIVPSQQDAQSLAVNLQAGALRAPLDFDREQTYMVSPTLAENFKTYSLLIGVLSVLSVSGMVYLRYRDQRVALPMIVTALAEVVILLGFAALIRMPLDLSHVAGFIAVVGTGVDDLIIIADEVMDQGDVSSRRVFESRFRKAFWVIGAAAATTIIAMSPLAVLSLGDLRGFAIITILGVLIGVLVTRPAYGDILEHLLTDR; translated from the coding sequence ATCGTGACGGGCCCGATCGCGGCGATCAAGGCCCACTGGCGGGTTGGACTGCTCGTCCTCTTCGTCCTCGCGGCGCTCGTCGCGCTGTTCGTCCCCGGCGGCATCATGGCCGACGACAGCCTCGTCGAGGCCAACGAGAGCGGCCCGACGAACCTCCAGTACGGGCTCGGACTCGACGGCGGGACGCGGATCAGCGCCCCGCCAGTTGGGATGACCGCCGAAGACATTGACATCGAACCGGGCGAGCAACAGAACGTCGAGAACACGCTCGTCAAGGAACTCGGAATCGACTCGGCCGACGCGCGCGTCACGTACAGCGAACGCGACGACGCGTTCCACGCCGAGGTGTTCACCGACGAGGTCAACGAGAGCGAGTTCGCGGCCGCCTTGAACGGGGCGGGCGTCGAGTACTCGGAGGATGACATCAGACGCGGCGTCACCCAACAGACCCGCGACGAGATCATTCAGACGATCGAGTTGAAGATCAACGAGGCCGGCCTCTCCGGCGGGAACGTCTACCAGGAGGCGACGGTCGGCGGCGAGTACTACATCGTCACCGAAGTCCCGAACATGGGCCCCGGCGAACTCCGAACGCTGCTCCAGGAGCGCGGCATCGTCGAGATCGTGGCCTACCACCCCGGCGGCGAGAACGGCACGCAGGTCAACACGACCGTCCTCGAACGGGACGACCTCGACAATATCGGCGCCCCCTCGTACGACGACCAGCGCGACCTACACTACGTCTCGGTAACGGTGTCGGACGCCGACCAGAACGGGGAGAGCCCCGCCGAGCGCTACCAGCGCCAGATGAACGAGTTCGGCTTCACCGGCGAAGGGGTCGAGCGGTGCAACCTCCACGATCGGGCCGCCGGCGAGTTCAACTACAACCAGGACCAACAGCAGTGGTGTCTGGTCACCGAGGTCGACGGCGAACCGGTCGACGCCCACAGCATGGGGTCGGACCTCGCCCAGAGCATGGCCAGCGGCACGTGGGAGAACGATCCGATCGTGCGGATGATCGTCCCCTCCCAGCAGGACGCCCAGTCGCTCGCGGTCAACCTCCAGGCCGGCGCCCTGCGCGCGCCGCTGGACTTCGATCGCGAGCAGACGTACATGGTGTCCCCCACGCTGGCGGAGAACTTCAAGACGTACTCGCTGCTGATCGGCGTCCTGTCCGTGCTGAGCGTCAGCGGGATGGTCTACCTGCGGTACAGGGATCAGCGGGTCGCGCTGCCGATGATCGTCACCGCGCTGGCGGAGGTGGTCATCCTGCTCGGCTTCGCCGCGCTGATACGCATGCCGCTGGACCTCTCCCACGTCGCCGGGTTCATCGCCGTCGTCGGGACGGGGGTGGACGACCTCATCATCATCGCCGACGAGGTGATGGACCAGGGCGACGTCAGTTCGCGGCGGGTCTTCGAATCGCGGTTCCGCAAGGCGTTCTGGGTCATCGGCGCCGCCGCGGCGACGACGATCATCGCCATGTCGCCGCTGGCCGTCTTGAGCCTCGGCGACCTCCGCGGGTTCGCCATCATCACGATCCTCGGCGTCCTGATCGGGGTGCTCGTCACCCGGCCCGCCTACGGCGACATCCTCGAGCACCTGCTGACCGACCGCTAA
- the rnhB gene encoding ribonuclease HII produces the protein MPFGVDEAGKGPAIGSMFAAAIWLEEPSALPEGIADSKRLAPDRREELAAALYADDRIRVGVAEITTDRIDDPATDMNSLAVAAHADAIEAAVADAISASVSDDSRGGETDVPIGLCDACDTDADRFARRVTDACSLSIDVDARHGADDDSAIVGAASIVAKVERDAHVARLAEAVADEYGPIGSGYPSDPTTREFLETYVGDSGELPPFARESWSTCETLLAAAEQTGLGQFSNSSTNS, from the coding sequence ATGCCGTTCGGCGTCGACGAGGCGGGGAAGGGACCGGCGATCGGATCGATGTTCGCCGCGGCGATCTGGCTGGAAGAGCCGTCGGCCTTACCCGAGGGAATCGCCGACTCGAAGCGGCTCGCACCCGACCGGCGCGAGGAACTGGCGGCGGCCCTGTACGCGGACGACCGGATCCGCGTCGGCGTCGCCGAGATCACGACCGATCGGATCGACGATCCCGCGACCGACATGAACTCGCTGGCGGTCGCGGCTCACGCCGACGCGATCGAAGCGGCCGTCGCCGATGCGATTTCGGCTTCCGTTTCGGACGACAGCCGCGGCGGCGAGACCGACGTCCCGATCGGTCTCTGCGACGCCTGCGACACCGACGCCGATCGGTTCGCCCGCCGCGTCACCGACGCCTGCTCGCTGTCGATCGACGTCGACGCGAGACACGGCGCCGACGACGACTCCGCGATCGTCGGCGCGGCCAGCATCGTCGCCAAAGTCGAACGCGACGCACACGTCGCCCGGCTCGCCGAAGCGGTAGCCGACGAGTACGGCCCGATCGGCAGCGGCTATCCGAGCGATCCGACGACGCGCGAGTTCTTGGAAACCTACGTCGGCGACTCCGGCGAGCTACCGCCGTTCGCCCGCGAGTCGTGGTCGACCTGCGAGACGCTGCTCGCCGCGGCCGAACAGACGGGTCTCGGGCAGTTCTCGAACTCGTCGACTAACTCGTAG
- a CDS encoding alpha/beta hydrolase family protein, which produces MTDRTEIPLDAFYDATRITDVAVSPGGDRVAFAATEYDQAADEAVTSLFVAPADGSRDPHRLTTVAGASNPAWSPSGNELAFLAARETDVERRVGWQDRDDEATDDGTDDETDAAESDEQDGDEGPDESAGDDEPKQQLWMFDLARGGDARQVTDRDEGVRDFDWSPDGDRFVIAARDPTDEERDSLERRRDGGPIETTRLQHKIDGVGWTDDVTTYLFVADRETGESERLDDAYGGGAFEDLYGLEPRWGPTDRIAFTAYRGDRPDDTAVRDVYAIDPDGDGLERLTDGDLTCSMPRWRADGAIGFVGQDPENAYRPSEAYVHDGEGYRSLTESLDRTIAYRGEIAWIDDALYALVGDDARTRLVRADESGAVERLFETQGDDRAIAGFDVSADGSTAALVLSHPREGIDVYSVAADDLDASTEPDSFRRLSRLNESLTDEFTMPEVRRVEWESDDWTIDGVVYHDPSIDFDADGPHSLVVAIHGGPMSYDEPEFTFAHAALTSRGYVILRPNYRGGTSRGREFAEVLEGRWGTAEVDDIVAGVESLVDRGWADPDRVFGYGLSYGGIAQGYLVTRTDLFAAAAPEHGIYDLRSLFGTDDSHVWLEAEFGLPWEDSETFDAASALLDADAIDTPLLVMAGGQDWRCPPSQSEQLYVAARKQGVDAKLVVYPDEHHNVGDPDRAIHRLEQLLEWYEKHDPARDDQSRSDEFEA; this is translated from the coding sequence GTGACTGACCGCACGGAGATTCCGCTGGACGCGTTCTACGACGCGACGCGGATCACGGACGTCGCAGTGTCGCCTGGCGGCGATCGGGTCGCGTTCGCCGCGACGGAGTACGACCAGGCGGCCGACGAGGCCGTCACCTCGCTGTTCGTCGCGCCCGCGGACGGTTCCCGGGACCCGCACCGGCTGACGACCGTCGCCGGCGCGTCGAACCCCGCCTGGAGCCCGTCGGGGAACGAACTGGCGTTCCTCGCCGCACGAGAGACCGACGTCGAACGCCGCGTCGGGTGGCAGGATCGCGACGACGAAGCGACCGATGACGGTACCGACGACGAGACGGACGCCGCCGAGTCGGACGAGCAGGACGGCGACGAAGGTCCCGACGAGTCTGCCGGGGACGACGAGCCGAAACAACAACTGTGGATGTTCGACCTGGCTCGCGGGGGCGACGCCCGCCAGGTGACCGATCGCGACGAGGGCGTCCGCGACTTCGACTGGTCGCCCGACGGCGATCGGTTCGTGATCGCCGCCCGCGACCCGACGGACGAGGAGCGCGACTCCCTCGAACGGCGACGGGACGGCGGGCCGATCGAGACGACGCGGCTGCAGCACAAGATCGACGGCGTCGGCTGGACGGACGACGTGACCACCTACCTCTTCGTCGCCGATCGTGAGACCGGCGAGAGCGAACGGCTCGACGACGCTTACGGGGGCGGTGCCTTCGAAGATCTGTACGGGTTGGAACCCCGCTGGGGGCCGACCGATCGGATCGCGTTCACCGCGTATCGGGGCGATCGACCCGACGACACGGCCGTTCGAGACGTCTACGCGATCGATCCGGACGGCGACGGCCTGGAGCGACTCACCGACGGCGATCTGACCTGTTCGATGCCCCGGTGGCGAGCGGACGGCGCGATCGGGTTCGTCGGCCAGGACCCGGAGAACGCGTATCGCCCGTCGGAGGCGTACGTCCACGACGGCGAGGGGTACCGGTCGCTGACTGAATCGCTCGACCGGACGATCGCCTACCGGGGCGAGATCGCCTGGATCGACGACGCCCTCTACGCGCTCGTCGGCGACGACGCCCGGACGCGACTCGTTCGGGCGGACGAGTCGGGGGCCGTCGAGCGTCTCTTCGAGACCCAGGGTGACGATCGGGCGATCGCCGGCTTCGACGTCTCGGCCGACGGCTCGACCGCCGCGCTGGTGCTCTCCCACCCGCGGGAGGGGATCGACGTCTACAGCGTCGCCGCGGACGACCTGGACGCTTCGACGGAACCCGACTCGTTCCGGCGCCTCTCGCGGTTGAACGAGTCGCTCACCGACGAGTTCACGATGCCCGAGGTTCGCCGCGTCGAGTGGGAGTCGGACGACTGGACGATCGACGGCGTCGTCTACCACGATCCGTCGATCGACTTCGACGCGGACGGCCCGCACTCGCTGGTCGTCGCGATCCACGGCGGGCCGATGTCCTACGACGAACCGGAGTTCACCTTCGCACACGCGGCGCTGACGAGTCGCGGCTACGTAATCCTCCGGCCGAACTACCGCGGCGGGACCTCCCGCGGACGCGAGTTCGCCGAGGTTCTCGAGGGGCGGTGGGGAACCGCCGAGGTGGACGACATCGTCGCCGGAGTCGAGAGTCTCGTCGATCGCGGCTGGGCCGATCCCGATCGCGTCTTCGGCTACGGTCTCTCCTACGGCGGGATCGCGCAGGGCTACCTCGTCACGCGGACGGACCTCTTCGCCGCCGCGGCGCCAGAACACGGCATCTACGATCTGCGATCGCTGTTCGGTACCGACGACTCGCACGTCTGGTTGGAAGCCGAGTTCGGCCTGCCGTGGGAGGATTCCGAGACGTTCGACGCGGCGTCGGCGCTCCTCGACGCCGACGCGATCGACACGCCGCTGCTGGTGATGGCCGGCGGCCAGGATTGGCGCTGTCCGCCCTCCCAGTCCGAACAGCTCTACGTGGCAGCGCGAAAGCAGGGCGTCGACGCGAAACTCGTCGTCTATCCCGACGAACACCACAACGTCGGCGACCCCGATCGGGCGATCCACCGGCTGGAACAGTTACTCGAGTGGTACGAAAAACACGATCCGGCACGGGACGACCAGAGCCGATCGGACGAGTTCGAGGCGTGA